From the genome of Streptomyces xanthophaeus:
CTTGAGACCACGAGCGGCCCATGGCAGGCTCATGCCGCATGATCGACGAATTCGCGAAGGACAACCTGCACGGGAGACTGCGGCGGGACCGTGAGGCGCTGCTCTGGAAGCTCGACGGCTTGTCCGAATATGACGCCCGCCGGCCTTTGACGGCGACCGGGACCAACCTCCTCGGCCTGGTCAAACACGTGGCCACCGTCGAGGCCAGGTACTTCGGCGAGGTCTTCGGCCGGCCTTCCCCGGAACCGCTGCCCCGGTGGCAGGACTCCGACGGCAGCGATCTGTGGGCGGCCGAGGGCGAGACCCGCGATCAGATCATCGGGTTCTACCGGCGCACATGGGAATGGTCGGACGCGACGATCGAAGAGCTTCCCCTCGACGCCCCCGGCCACGTGCCGTGGTGG
Proteins encoded in this window:
- a CDS encoding DinB family protein gives rise to the protein MIDEFAKDNLHGRLRRDREALLWKLDGLSEYDARRPLTATGTNLLGLVKHVATVEARYFGEVFGRPSPEPLPRWQDSDGSDLWAAEGETRDQIIGFYRRTWEWSDATIEELPLDAPGHVPWWPEPHADTNLFAIMVHVLGESVRHAGHADILREGLDGRTGLRAEHEKQIDEEARAAHCAKIEQAARSAAPVKA